Within the Candidatus Dependentiae bacterium genome, the region TTGAACATTCATGCTCTGACAAGACAAAAATATATTCAGATGGATGCCAACAAAGAACTTGTATACCATTTGGACAATCAATTTTTTTAGAGACAACCAAAGAAAGTTTGTTATCTTCCACAGAAAAAATCTTAAGGGTAACTCCTTCATTGACGACATTCTCTGAAATTGCAAGATATGAACCATCATAAGACCAATCCATTACAATGTTTGATCCAGTAAAAGTAGCTGTTGCAACTAAATTTAATTGCTTTGAATATTCACTAGCCGGAAATTCAAACACAGAAGCATTTGTTGGAAATTCAATAGCAAAGTTATTACCATTGATATAGCCTGCCCCAAATCTAACTGGACCGCGCAGAAGCAAATCTTGAGTCAAATACAAACTGCCACCATTTAAAGCAATTGTTCCAGATACCGGAAAATAAAGCCCCAGACTACAGGTTGTATTCATATCCTCAAGTGTAAAACCATTTTGAAGAACCCCAAAACCAGAAAGGATATTATTAGTATCTTTTGATGGGAAATATACTGCTTTTTCTACCGTAATACTGTTCATGTCCCCAATTACTACAGCAAAGGTAGAGGTAATATACAGATATACAAAAAGAAAAAAGAAAAGATAGCGATAGTGCCTCATGTACTACCTCAAATAAAAACAAATCAGTTATATATTTGGCCAAAAAAGACAAATACTCCTCTTTGAGGAGAGGTTACAATAGAAAATTTTTTAGTCAAAAAAACGAAGTTAAAACAAAAAGAATACTGTCATTGAAATTTTTAACCCATAAATGCTTTAATCAACATCCAGACAGAATTTCCTGCAAATACACCAGACCAAAACGGAACTACCTCTTCTTTTTCTTTATAAAAAAGCGTAAGAACACCACCAAGCACAAGACCAAGAGAAATTGCTGTTGGCATTAACAAACCACCAAGAACCAACATTGGATGAATTCTAATAAACTTTAATAACCACCCAAACATAAAACCAAGCAGTAAAACATACACATTAAAACTCTTAACATCGATCAAAAGTCGCCGTGCGAATGCTTTTTGCGCAAATAGCTCTGCAGAACCTAAACCAAAATGTTTAATTAAAACACAAAAAACAATACCTATAGCCAGTACACTCACAAGCAACCCTAGATACTGATAACACTGTAATTTCCTATGATTAAGATTAGCAAGAACACCCAACTTTCTGCTAAATAAAACATCAGCACACACACCGCCAGCAATCTGCACAAATGTTGAAATAAAAACAATCTGTACAAAATCAAGATTAAACAAAAACATTGCTGGCACCATTACAAACGTTGCAAATCGTCCAAGTTGAGCCAGCCCTATTTTACCCGCAATAACCGCAACTTGATACGTGCACATAAACGTAAAAAACAATAAATACAATTGCGTAAGCAATGAAAAATCAAAATAGGTTAAAAATACAACACATACCGCAAGTAATAAAATTAGTTCTAGAGCACATTCCTTAGTTAGTCCAGAAAATAACATTGAACTACACATACCCACATCATTGCACACATTTATGTCATTTTGATTATTTTTCTTATCAAGAAATTTTTTCACTTTTTTTAAAAACATCTTTGGTGTTTTAATAAAACCAACAACTGCCCCAGCGATCACCATACCACTACAAAATGCTAACAAAAATTCCACAGAGCTTATCCATGAAAAAAACCATATATTTAGTGGGCCTGTTACAAATATTTTTGCAAACGCACCAACAAAAAGCGGCACAGTAATTAAATGTCCTGCAATAAACCCTATAGCCAAAAGCATCGGGAAAATCGCAAAATCAACTTGAGTCAATGGAATATGCAAGACGCCAAATCGCATACGCGGCACTAAAACTAAAAAACGTGGAATATGGCACGTATACTTTAAATACGCAAGGCCACTTTGAAAAAAAGAAAACAACATGGCACCAACAAAACCTATTGCAAGCTCTAATGATTTGCGAGCTTGCTGTTGCGCTTCAATCATTTTATAAATCACCTGCCCAATAGGAAATTCATAATTTTCTTGCACAATTAAACGCTCTTCAATAACGTTTGCTACCCATACCCCAAACCAACCTGCAGTAAACGCAAGACCTGCCATCACAGTTACAAAATAAACTGGCTGTACTAACCACGAATTAAATAATTCTGGATCTAAAAAGAACAGTGTAGGAAAAGAAAAACCACACGCGGTCGCCAAAATACCACCAATTGAAGCTGAGGACACAACAAGTGCTATTTTTTTGTTAGTATCATTTTTTATCGTCAAAAGTCTAAAAAAAAGTGATGCTATTAGTACAAGCATCGGCGCGATCCAAGGTCCAATTGGTACGGCCATCGAGATATAGCCCATAACCGCTGTAGAAAAAACTGAAAGTATAATACTGAGTAACAACATCAAAGCAACATCTCCTTGTAGTAGAGGCTTTTTTGCGACATGCGTTTAAAACTGTAGCAGATTGCTAAAGTTGCGCAAGAAAAGTATTATACTCTACTAACATGAAATATGTAACATATACACTACTAACAATCATCTTTTTATCTCATTCACTCATCAACACATATTGGGAAACTGATCCATTTTTTGATACAAAATTTTTACGTCAATCAAAACGAGTAAAAAACACACTTGTTGATAAACATAATTTCCTAGAGGTAATGTTTTCTACTGAAGATAACGTGCAACTATCTGGATTATTAAAAATACATCAGCAAGCTCTTTGTAACATAGTTTGCTGCGCAGGATTTTATCCCGGCCTCAAAGAGAGTATGGCTACTTTTTTTAGAATATTCCCCCAAAATTGCAATATCTTGTTTTTTGATGCACGTGGGCATGGACAAAGTAACGGTACATTCTGGTCTAATATACATAATTATGGGCTTAATGACTATCAAGATATTGTTGGAGCCATTAAATACATACACAAAATTGCTCCGATTAAAACAATCATTATTGGATTGTGCTCTGGAGCTTTTAATGCAGTACATGCATTATTATATATACAAGAAAAAGCATCTTTAGAAAAATATGCAATTAAAGGTTTAATTTTTGATAGCGGATTTGGTTCTATTAGTGACACCATTCATATTTTATCATATCACACAAAACAGCACGTATTACCACCATTTTTTACTACTTGCTATCAAAATGATTCAAAAAAATCAGTACAAAAAAAGTATCCATATCGGATAACATACTATATTTTTTCAAAAATTATTAATATTACAACCTATTTTATACGATCATACTTGCAAAAAAACGACAAGCAGACTAATCTATTTGATAAGATTGGAAAAATTAAATGTCCTATCTTTTTTATACATGCGTATAATGATCGTTACGTTTCCATTGAACATGCAATAAGACTTGCAAGTACTGCTTTAAAAGGCAGCTGTTGGTGGATCGAATATTCAACTCACGCATGCAACCATTTAAAACATAAATACGTATATCAAGAAAAAGTGCTTGAATTTTTTAAAACAGTACTTGATACTTAACAATAATATGATATTAATAATTTTACTTTATGCACTTTTTGGTGCCTCATTCCCGATGGGAAAAGTGCTTTTACATTACACAACCCCACTTTTTTTAGCCGGATCTCGAATGTTTTTGGCTGGGCTTGTTTTACTTGCATATCAATATTTTCATACCCATGCTGAATTTAAATTTAAGCGTAAACATATTTTTTACTATGCACAAATTATATTTTGCGGTATTTATATGGCCTATATTCTTCGCTTCTGGGCATTAAGTGAACTCACTGCAACAAAAACATGCTTTATTTACAATCTTTCACCATTTTTTGCTTCATTATATTCATACTTATTTTTTAAGGAAGTAATAACTAGCAAACAATGGTTAGGTCTCATAATTGGTTTCTGTGGTTTTATACCAATTCTTCTCAACACATCATCCACAGAACAAGCTGCTGGTGAATTTTTCTTTCTATCGTGGTATGAAATTGCTGTCATTGGTTCAGTTGCCCTACACAGCTACAGTTGGATTGTGATGCGAAAACTAGTTAAGGATAAAAGTTACGAACCCCCTATGGTTAACGGTATCACTATGACAGCAGGCGGCCTTCTCAGCTTAATTACATCTGTTTTTTGGGACGGTTTTGCACCGGTGTCTGACGTTATGCCATTTCTTGGCTATCTCACTGGTGTAATTATTATTAGTAATATCATTTGCTTTAATTTATATGGTCACCTACTTCGCTACTACACCGCAACATTTGTTTCTTTTGCTGGATTCATGGGCCCATTGTTCACGGCATTTTACGGTTGGTTTTTCTTAGAAGAATCAGTAACCTGGCATTTTTATATCTCAGCAGCTATTGTATTTCTTGGCCTCTACTTATTCTATCAAGACGAACTTAGCAGTACTAATAAAGAACGAGAAGAACCAATTCCATAATATAAAAAACAATTAAATACCGTATAGCATAAGAAACTCTTCAACTTTTTTCTTATATATCCGTGGATATTTCTTGCCACTTTGCGCATGTTTCGCATTATCAACAAGCCAAATATGTCTTGAACTTGCTAGATTTTGGTATATTTTACGTCCGTGTTCAACGGGCGTAAACGTATCATGTGGTGAATGAATTACCAAAACCGGACATGTTATAGTGCGTGAATACTCTTCCGGATTAATATCTGCAATACTACTTCCACTTAAATACTCAAACCAATGTGGTGTAAAAAACATGAAGGGAATCTTTGGCAATCCAGTTTTATGAGTAAAAACATGCTCAACTTGTTTATGCAGATTTGCAAAAGAAGAATCAATAATCAATGCGTCAAACTTAAGACCACCCGCAGCAGCTGCAAGCAGTGTTGCACCACCCATAGAGCGACCAAGGCCAACTAATGGTAGACATTCCGTTGATTTATATGTACGTAAAAAATCTACTATAGCCTTAATATCATACTTTTCATGATAACCAAATGTTGTAAATTCACCGCCACTTGCACCATGCGCACGAAAGTCAAAAAGAACAATCGTGTCGCGGTCAAATAGTTTTACAAAGCGCCGCATTTTTTCTTTATTTTCTCGATAGCCATGACACAAAATAAATATGTGTTCTGCATTCTCTCTTTCAATTAAAACAGTTGAAAGTAAAACGCCATCATCAGTAATCAAGGAAATATGTTTCGCACCATATTTGTTTACAAGCTTTGCCGATTGCTTCTGCCATTTTTGATTTTTGTCTTGAGCAACAACTGACCGATAACATAATTTTGCAACAATCAAAGCTGCTATACCTACCAATACAAGTACGCTAAAAACTACTATACCAAAAAAATATTTAAGTATTGTCTTGGACATTACCAATACTCTGTATTAAAGACCAATAACTTTTTTGCCAGACAAAAAATGAAAATGTAAATGAAATACGCTTTGCCCAGCATCTTGTCCGTTATTAGTAACTAACTGAAATGATTGTGACCCAGAAAGTTTTTTAGCACACTTTTTCACTGCCTGGACAACAGCAGCAAGAACACCGCTATCACCCGCTTGAAGTGATATAAAATCTTTGATGTGTTTTTTAGGAAAAATTAAATAATGCACTGGCGCTTTGGATGCAATGTCTTCAATCACCATTACATCATCATTTTCTAGAACAATCTTTGATGGCAACTCTTTTTTAATAATTCGGCAAAAAATACAAGGTTTCACGGTAATCATAATCAGAACTTTCTTGATAAAATACAACTTTAATGTTTAATAGCTAAATAAAATGTACAAGAAAGCAAAATGAATGAAAAGTAATTCGTTTCTGGAGGAGAGGGAGGGATTCGAACCCTCGAAACCGTTCTCACGGTTTAACGGTTTTCAAGACCGCCGCATTCGACCGCTCTGCCACCTCTCCATTGAGAAAAATATTTCAACATGGTGCGCCCGGAAGGAGTCGAACCCTCAACCTTCAGATCCGTAGTCTGACGCTCTATCCAATTGAGCTACGGGCGCCAACAATCTATTTCAACGTGCTTTTATTATACTTGTAAGACGTAAAAAATCAATTTCTCATACCGACAGATTTGCGTCTAACTACTTATAAAATTTATTCAATACCAAGTCATCAAAGCCAGACAAAGAGTGCCCGGCCAAAAAAAAATCTAAGAATAGACTGGTGGAGAGAGAGGGATTCGAACCCTCGTGCCCGGTTTCCCAGACTCTTGCTTAGCAGGCAAGCGCTTTAGACCACTCAGCCATCTCTCCACTACAAAACACACAATTTGTATAATTTCAAGGCACTTATGATGTAAAAAGGATAAAGTATTTATGCTGATTGTGCAAGTCCAAACCTGGTATTTGAGCTTACCAACATGATTTGTCATGAATAAATATGGTATACTGCTATGTCTATAATGCCTGCTACTACATAAACTAAAATAAAGGGTTTTTATGGCACTCATTTTTGACGTGAAGGTAATTCCCAGCTCCGGTAGAAACAAATGGTTGCTTGATTCTGCAGGCCAATTAAAATGTTACTTAAACAATCCTCCAGAAAATGGCAAGGCCAATCAAGAGCTTGTAAAAATCATTGCCAAACAGTTAAAAATATCACAGAAAGAAGTAACCATTATTTATGGACAAACGAGTAGAAAAAAAAGAATTAAGCTAGAGCATAATATTAGCTATGACAGCCTATTGCGTATATTTGGTATTGAAAAACAATTAGGTTTGTTCCAATCCTAAAAAGGAGTATTATTATGCCGTATTTTAAATGGCGTGGTGTAAATTTAGCTGGCAATATAAAAAAAGGAAGACTATTTGCATACTCGCAAGATCATTTAGATAGCTTGTTATTCAAACGTGATATTGCACTTCTTTCGTGCTCACCAGCTAGTTGTTATTTTACCAAAGCGATTACTCTACAAACAAAAATACAGTTTTTCAAGCAGCTATCTTCACTTGTCCGCTCAGGCCTCTTAGTCCACGATGCATTACACATAATTTGTCAACAAATGAGTAATATTCGTTTTCAAGAAATCGCTCTCACTTTAGCCCAAGAAACACAAAAAGGTAAATCATTACACACGATTTTAGAAAACTATCCCAATATTTTTGACACAATAACAATAACTATGTGCAATGTTGGACAACAATCAGGAACTATTGCTGATATAGCAGACTCAATTTCACATTATTTAAATACAAAAGAACAATTTCATAAACAACTTCGCTCTGGCGCAATAATGCCATTTATTACTCTTTTATTTTTTGCTTTCGTCCTTCTCGTTATTTTCATCGGCGTGATCCCACGCTTTGCTGATATTTTCGCCTCAAGTAACAAACCGTTGCCATCCATAACGCAAATAATGATTCGAGTCAGCAGTTTTTTGCGCAGCTGGTCCGCACTTATTTTTGCTTGTTGCACAATGACCCTTTTTATTGGAATAAAAAATATTGCTTATAAAAGTGGTAAACACTTTTTTGATCAGATTATTTTATATATGCCACTGCTTGGTACGATTACTCAGCAAAAGGCCATTGTACATTTTTCCATCGCACTCTCGTTATTACTCAATAGCGGCATGCAGCTAGCTCCTGCGATTGCTGTCGCAAAAAAAGCAGTCGCCAACACCACGCTTGAAAAATACATTGATATTATCAATTCTGACGTTGCAGCAGGCAACACTTTAAGTGACGCAATGGCGCGTCAACAAGAATGGTTTGGACAAGAAAGTATAGCCATGATTTCCATTGCACAAAAATCTGGTAATATTAGTGCTATGCTACGCAATATAGCCGAATTGCATGAAAAAAAAATTAATCATATGCTATCATTTATTACTAAGATTTTTCAGCCACTTTTAATGATTATTTTAGGACTTTTAGTTACGGCTTTACTATTCTCTATCTACTTACCAATATTTAGTTTATCTGAAGTAGTCGGTTTTAATTGACGATTACTGTCTTTTTGGCTACCATTAAAAACACCTTGAAATTATACGCCGGGGTGGCGAAATTGGCAGACGCACGGGACTCAAAATCCCGCGGTAGCGATACCATGCCGGTTCGAGTCCGGCCCCCGGCACCATACTTTACCCATAAATTAATTTCGTATAGTTAATCAATTATTTATATAAACTATCTGTGATAAAAAAAATTTAAAAATAATGATTCTTTTATTATACAAAGGTCTTACTTTTGGTTTCTTAATTGCAATGATTGTCGGTCCCATAGGTATTTTGTGTATTCGCAATACATTGGCGCGTGGTTTTTGGCCAGGTCTTGCTACCGGTCTTGGCGCTGCGACAGCAGATGCATTATTTGGTTGTATCGCGGGCTTTAGTATGACTTTTATTACTCAACTTTTATTTGATTATCAAACCTATTTACAGTTTTTTGGTGGATTATTTTTGTGTTACTTAGGTGTTAAAGCATTTCTTAGTTCAGTTAATAGCAGTAACGTTACATCATCAACAGAAAGTTTGCCTGTAATTTATGCAAGCACAGTACTACTTACTTTGACAAATCCAACAACTATTTTATCTTTTATTAGCCTGTTTGCTGGACTCGGCATTGGTACAGCAAATTCTGATTATCTGAGTGCTCTCGTTTTTGTTCTCGGTGTTTTTTTAGGCTCGACTGCATGGTGGATCTTATTATGTAATATCGTTACACTTCTACGAAAAAAATTTAGTATCACAATGCTCAGATACACAAACAAGACCTCTAGTATTTTTATCACCGCCTTTGGTTTATATTCTTTAGTAAAAGCACTTTTAATTCTTTAGAATCCAAACCAATAGTAAATAGTTCACCAATTGTGTTACATGTACTATAATGGAAGCTCATGTCATCTGAAAATATCCACTTAAAACCATCTGAGTACTATTATGTTTTTTGATCCTATTGTTTATTTCTTTATTATTGGCATTATCTCTTCCGTCTGGGGCGCAAGCTTACACCTACCAAAGGCAATGTACGACACAATAAGTTTATATCTATTAATAGCAATTGGTTTAAAAGGCGGATATGAGCTAGCTCACTGGATGAGTACAACCGTGATTATGCAATCTATAGCAGTTATTCTTCTTGGACTTGCCTGCATTAGCATTGCACTTTTTATATTAAAACTTCTAACCAAGCATCCTCATCGCGATGTTATTGTTATCGCAGCACATTATGGATCAGTCAGTGTTGGTACCTACGCGGTTGCAACATCAATTGTAAACTCTGCCGGTATTTTGTATGAGCCATATATGCCACTCTTTGTTGCCTTATTAGAGTTTCCTGCAATTATTGTTGCCGCCCTTTTACTTGAATACGGCGAACAAGAAAAACATAGTATTTTTGAGCCACTTATTGCATCACTTAAATCAAAAAGCATTTTTGCACTTATTACTAGTATTGTTATCGGCCTACTCATGGGACAACATGGTGCTAACAGCATTGCTCCGCTCTTCTTTGATTTATTTAAAGGTGTACTTGCTTTCTTTTTACTTCAAATGGGTACAATCGTCGGAAAAAAACTCCCAGAAATAAAAAAACATTTGAAAGAGATTATTTTCACTAGCATCATTCTCTGTCTTGCTGGGGCAATACTTGGACTATTCTTTGCAAAGTTAATTGGCCTCAGTCAAGGCGGCTGTATCTTATTGATGACGTTAGCTGCAAGCGCTTCATATATTGCCGTTCCCGCCTCGCTTGAAGCAAGTTATCCAAATGACAATATTCCACTTGCTCTTACCTACTCTCTGGGCGCAACATTGCCATTCAATATTTTAATTGGAATCAACCTCTATGTCTGGCTATCAGGATTCTTTTACTAGCTTAACTTATCAAATATTAATACAATTTTTACACTAAACTATGGTGTTAACCTAATATTTTTAGATATAATAATACTATTAGAAAAAAGGATAGGGTGGCAGTTTATAACTTTTGTAGCTCATTAACAAAAGAAAATTCGCTGCGTAAGCAAAAAAAAGGAAAAAATCAATGAAACATAGAAAATATATAGGTATAGCATCCGCACTAATATTCATATACAACATTGCTATTGCTCAATCAGAAAAAATTATACAACTAAATACTGGTTTAACTGATAAACAATGTAGTGGATCAGCTCAAATACTCAATGCATTATTGGCTAATGAATATGTTTTATACACGAAAACACTCAACTATCATTGGAATATTAAGGGTGTACATTTTGGTAGCTTACACACCTTTTTTGGTGATCAATACGAAATACTACTTAAAATAATCGATTCAATTGCCGAACGCATCAAAGCCCTCAATCAACATGCTATTGGAACGTTACAAGAATTCAGCCGACTTAGTTCACTTACAGAACAAGTTGATCAATTACTCTCTGAAAAAGAAATGGTGCAGGATTTATTAAACAATCATGAAGCAATTATCCGTCAGTTACGTATTGATTTGCAACGTGCTGCTGACGAATTTAATGATATGGGTACCAATAATTTCTTAACAGATTTACTTGAAAAACACGAAAAAATGGCATGGATGTTACGAGCTCATCTGCAATAAGTAAAAGAACCCTACATCATAATAATGATTTGTGGGGTTCTCAAAACTTAATATTAATTCACTAGTTCGATATTACAGTTCTATTTTAACAGCTTGTTTAAATTTAAAATCTTCGAACTCTTTTATAAGTAAATTTTCTAGTAGCTCGTCCAGTACCATTGTAGCATTTTCTTAATTTTACAAATGATTTCAATAAACCTTTTGAGCCTTTAAAAGCCGTTAACATTGCAAGAATACCAAGAGCCTTAAAATAAGGATCATCTTCATTTTTACTAGAACGATCAAAAGAATAATACGAATATCCAAATCCACAAACTGTAAGAGCCGCATCTGTAGCAAAATCAAACAAATGAGATGTACATGATGTTATTTTGGTAAACGACCAGGCTCTAGATACTATTTGTTCCGCTGCAGAGCCCCACAAAATTCTACGCCAGTTTGCCTCTGAACTAGTATAAGAGAACACTGAAAACACGAATATAACTGTCATTAACTTTTTCATATTATTGCCCCCCTATAAACTTACCATTTTTACTTATTATTATTTTATCAAATAGAAAACATTTGTCAACATCAATTAAAAAAAAATCCAAATGGCATCAACATTCATAAAAGCTATCTGAAGGCGCTTTTTACGATATATCGCTCTAAAAGGAAACTTTAGCAGCTAAAAATCATAAAACTTACAAACTAGCCATCTATTGTAGCAAGCTCTGTTATTAGCTAAAAACAGTTCTTCATATCAACTTACATTAGCTTAAAACAACATTGTCAAATTGAAAATGTTTGCTGTAAGCCCGAGAGGATAGCTATTCACAACAAAAACCCCTTTAAATAACCTTAAATAGGTATCCGACGCCATAGTTTATGGACAGAAGCTTCAGATTTCGGTATATTAAAAATTAACAATTTAGCATTATTTTTTTACCCTGCCTAAGGGAGGCAATACTTATGAAAAAACCTATAATTATTATTAGCACCCTTTTTGGGGCTATCGCTGCCGGTATCTTCATTTACGTTGATACACCTATTTCGAGTATTTTTCAAAGTTTTGTTGTAATAAAAAAACATACCCACAAGCATAGTTTCACTAATATAGACACTATGCCATTCTCTATAGGCTTTACTACACTCAATGAAAAATCAAAAAATAAAGAACTAACAATACAAGGAAAAATACCAACATGGCTTTCTGGAACTCTTTTGCGAGTTGGCCCTGGTAAATTTGAAATAAAAGATAACGATAATAACAGTGAAGTTTCTCAAGCAGACCATTGGCTCGATGGATTTTCTATGGCACATCGCTTTGAAATCAAAAAAG harbors:
- a CDS encoding LysE family transporter, giving the protein MMILLLYKGLTFGFLIAMIVGPIGILCIRNTLARGFWPGLATGLGAATADALFGCIAGFSMTFITQLLFDYQTYLQFFGGLFLCYLGVKAFLSSVNSSNVTSSTESLPVIYASTVLLTLTNPTTILSFISLFAGLGIGTANSDYLSALVFVLGVFLGSTAWWILLCNIVTLLRKKFSITMLRYTNKTSSIFITAFGLYSLVKALLIL
- a CDS encoding DMT family transporter: MILIILLYALFGASFPMGKVLLHYTTPLFLAGSRMFLAGLVLLAYQYFHTHAEFKFKRKHIFYYAQIIFCGIYMAYILRFWALSELTATKTCFIYNLSPFFASLYSYLFFKEVITSKQWLGLIIGFCGFIPILLNTSSTEQAAGEFFFLSWYEIAVIGSVALHSYSWIVMRKLVKDKSYEPPMVNGITMTAGGLLSLITSVFWDGFAPVSDVMPFLGYLTGVIIISNIICFNLYGHLLRYYTATFVSFAGFMGPLFTAFYGWFFLEESVTWHFYISAAIVFLGLYLFYQDELSSTNKEREEPIP
- a CDS encoding HIT domain-containing protein; this translates as MITVKPCIFCRIIKKELPSKIVLENDDVMVIEDIASKAPVHYLIFPKKHIKDFISLQAGDSGVLAAVVQAVKKCAKKLSGSQSFQLVTNNGQDAGQSVFHLHFHFLSGKKVIGL
- a CDS encoding alpha/beta hydrolase: MSKTILKYFFGIVVFSVLVLVGIAALIVAKLCYRSVVAQDKNQKWQKQSAKLVNKYGAKHISLITDDGVLLSTVLIERENAEHIFILCHGYRENKEKMRRFVKLFDRDTIVLFDFRAHGASGGEFTTFGYHEKYDIKAIVDFLRTYKSTECLPLVGLGRSMGGATLLAAAAGGLKFDALIIDSSFANLHKQVEHVFTHKTGLPKIPFMFFTPHWFEYLSGSSIADINPEEYSRTITCPVLVIHSPHDTFTPVEHGRKIYQNLASSRHIWLVDNAKHAQSGKKYPRIYKKKVEEFLMLYGI
- a CDS encoding type II secretion system F family protein, giving the protein MPYFKWRGVNLAGNIKKGRLFAYSQDHLDSLLFKRDIALLSCSPASCYFTKAITLQTKIQFFKQLSSLVRSGLLVHDALHIICQQMSNIRFQEIALTLAQETQKGKSLHTILENYPNIFDTITITMCNVGQQSGTIADIADSISHYLNTKEQFHKQLRSGAIMPFITLLFFAFVLLVIFIGVIPRFADIFASSNKPLPSITQIMIRVSSFLRSWSALIFACCTMTLFIGIKNIAYKSGKHFFDQIILYMPLLGTITQQKAIVHFSIALSLLLNSGMQLAPAIAVAKKAVANTTLEKYIDIINSDVAAGNTLSDAMARQQEWFGQESIAMISIAQKSGNISAMLRNIAELHEKKINHMLSFITKIFQPLLMIILGLLVTALLFSIYLPIFSLSEVVGFN
- a CDS encoding sodium-dependent bicarbonate transport family permease; this translates as MFFDPIVYFFIIGIISSVWGASLHLPKAMYDTISLYLLIAIGLKGGYELAHWMSTTVIMQSIAVILLGLACISIALFILKLLTKHPHRDVIVIAAHYGSVSVGTYAVATSIVNSAGILYEPYMPLFVALLEFPAIIVAALLLEYGEQEKHSIFEPLIASLKSKSIFALITSIVIGLLMGQHGANSIAPLFFDLFKGVLAFFLLQMGTIVGKKLPEIKKHLKEIIFTSIILCLAGAILGLFFAKLIGLSQGGCILLMTLAASASYIAVPASLEASYPNDNIPLALTYSLGATLPFNILIGINLYVWLSGFFY
- a CDS encoding DUF167 domain-containing protein, which codes for MALIFDVKVIPSSGRNKWLLDSAGQLKCYLNNPPENGKANQELVKIIAKQLKISQKEVTIIYGQTSRKKRIKLEHNISYDSLLRIFGIEKQLGLFQS
- a CDS encoding OPT/YSL family transporter, whose amino-acid sequence is MLLLSIILSVFSTAVMGYISMAVPIGPWIAPMLVLIASLFFRLLTIKNDTNKKIALVVSSASIGGILATACGFSFPTLFFLDPELFNSWLVQPVYFVTVMAGLAFTAGWFGVWVANVIEERLIVQENYEFPIGQVIYKMIEAQQQARKSLELAIGFVGAMLFSFFQSGLAYLKYTCHIPRFLVLVPRMRFGVLHIPLTQVDFAIFPMLLAIGFIAGHLITVPLFVGAFAKIFVTGPLNIWFFSWISSVEFLLAFCSGMVIAGAVVGFIKTPKMFLKKVKKFLDKKNNQNDINVCNDVGMCSSMLFSGLTKECALELILLLAVCVVFLTYFDFSLLTQLYLLFFTFMCTYQVAVIAGKIGLAQLGRFATFVMVPAMFLFNLDFVQIVFISTFVQIAGGVCADVLFSRKLGVLANLNHRKLQCYQYLGLLVSVLAIGIVFCVLIKHFGLGSAELFAQKAFARRLLIDVKSFNVYVLLLGFMFGWLLKFIRIHPMLVLGGLLMPTAISLGLVLGGVLTLFYKEKEEVVPFWSGVFAGNSVWMLIKAFMG
- a CDS encoding alpha/beta hydrolase, giving the protein MKYVTYTLLTIIFLSHSLINTYWETDPFFDTKFLRQSKRVKNTLVDKHNFLEVMFSTEDNVQLSGLLKIHQQALCNIVCCAGFYPGLKESMATFFRIFPQNCNILFFDARGHGQSNGTFWSNIHNYGLNDYQDIVGAIKYIHKIAPIKTIIIGLCSGAFNAVHALLYIQEKASLEKYAIKGLIFDSGFGSISDTIHILSYHTKQHVLPPFFTTCYQNDSKKSVQKKYPYRITYYIFSKIINITTYFIRSYLQKNDKQTNLFDKIGKIKCPIFFIHAYNDRYVSIEHAIRLASTALKGSCWWIEYSTHACNHLKHKYVYQEKVLEFFKTVLDT
- a CDS encoding DNA starvation/stationary phase protection protein; protein product: MKHRKYIGIASALIFIYNIAIAQSEKIIQLNTGLTDKQCSGSAQILNALLANEYVLYTKTLNYHWNIKGVHFGSLHTFFGDQYEILLKIIDSIAERIKALNQHAIGTLQEFSRLSSLTEQVDQLLSEKEMVQDLLNNHEAIIRQLRIDLQRAADEFNDMGTNNFLTDLLEKHEKMAWMLRAHLQ